One genomic segment of Spiroplasma endosymbiont of Poecilobothrus nobilitatus includes these proteins:
- the yihA gene encoding ribosome biogenesis GTP-binding protein YihA/YsxC → MFKFKNASYITSAVNKTGWINDDLLEIAFLGKSNVGKSSFLNMLTNHRQLAKVSQIPGKTRMLNFFAINNNQFRIVDAPGYGFAKVGNQYKMDFAKMMEEYLTKRENLKFVCLLVDLRHQPTQDDYEMYQYLKHFNILTVLIVTKLDKVKKNDIQKHEKIIKAKLNFADSDYFIKTSSRNKISRDECWALFAKLLNFNE, encoded by the coding sequence ATGTTTAAGTTTAAAAATGCGAGTTATATTACATCAGCGGTTAATAAAACAGGTTGAATTAATGATGATTTATTGGAAATTGCTTTTTTAGGGAAAAGTAATGTTGGTAAATCAAGTTTTTTAAATATGTTGACAAATCATCGCCAATTAGCAAAAGTTTCGCAAATTCCCGGGAAAACTCGTATGTTAAATTTTTTTGCAATTAATAATAACCAATTTCGAATTGTTGATGCGCCCGGATATGGGTTTGCAAAAGTTGGCAACCAATATAAGATGGATTTTGCAAAAATGATGGAAGAATATTTAACTAAACGCGAAAATTTAAAATTTGTTTGTTTGTTAGTAGATTTACGTCATCAACCAACTCAAGATGATTATGAAATGTATCAATATTTAAAGCATTTTAACATTTTGACAGTTTTAATTGTAACAAAACTTGATAAGGTAAAAAAGAATGATATTCAAAAGCACGAAAAGATTATTAAAGCTAAATTAAATTTTGCCGATAGTGATTATTTTATTAAAACATCAAGTCGAAATAAAATTTCCCGTGATGAATGTTGAGCATTGTTTGCAAAATTATTAAATTTTAATGAATAG
- a CDS encoding transposase — MGNKTSYYEEFKKQIVMLYKNGKSVINLGQEYNLPKPTIYSWVKNYNNSGSFKAKDNRTLEENEIITLRKELKDLKIENDILKQAALIMAKK; from the coding sequence ATGGGAAATAAAACTTCATACTATGAAGAATTTAAAAAACAAATTGTCATGCTATATAAAAATGGTAAAAGTGTTATTAATCTAGGACAAGAATATAATTTACCAAAACCAACTATTTATAGTTGAGTTAAAAATTATAATAATTCTGGTTCATTTAAAGCAAAAGACAATCGCACACTAGAAGAAAATGAAATAATAACTTTACGAAAAGAACTTAAAGACTTGAAAATAGAAAATGACATTTTAAAGCAAGCCGCACTGATAATGGCCAAAAAATAA
- a CDS encoding MSC_0882 family membrane protein gives MGFFNTVKSFIVKDKQHEQSPMQSANRFGDNFNPELINQNNADFNQNQPYPNGMPQNHLSSNQYFRPNEAYKQNQLNNMEMLYQNNNTIRPARMNLSNQYNYYANNHDRQYLEEERDAMNVNASQMPPGYVEPYYNHDAAQNYSRPVHQQILPRRIQQHVTSSNYDQYWSGQQNQGRYDNAEFMGYQNYRDGYVNDDNMYANQYRPLYQSRVASPYHQSQVNEQFNRSELVYDSKGAYRGVNSAQYFDDNQMMTNSMPAPPSYYQNGHFTPSAQFDQPALTNSSENNRYAYQPQISEKQRRRRFKKKYANRLIPLEIAREIRWEKIRTLIMIIIGFIGTMMTSLFIALYFISHQQELEAIMGIKAKYIPHPFLTITFLLISLGLLFAGIFDLSRVRIETNSYLSNLTRGNHTIPHFLIDNYKKMTVRSIVLNWLAFPTYFFGGIILGILYGFQQHSGEEFRFGFWSWGIVDDLTAAITITIIILIVTLGVHIANIVLTKKRKANIICYYGYEIVHPEELAALKKKTNRICLVIFIVFLIILTLVISIPWLIARRRKRNGDALLGRWFNRN, from the coding sequence ATGGGTTTTTTTAATACGGTTAAATCTTTTATAGTGAAAGATAAACAACATGAACAATCACCAATGCAATCAGCAAATCGTTTTGGTGATAATTTTAATCCTGAATTAATAAATCAAAATAATGCTGATTTTAACCAAAATCAACCCTATCCAAATGGGATGCCACAAAATCATCTTTCGTCAAATCAATACTTTCGTCCAAATGAAGCATATAAACAAAACCAATTAAATAATATGGAAATGTTATATCAAAATAATAATACAATTCGCCCAGCACGAATGAACTTAAGTAACCAATATAATTATTATGCTAATAATCATGACCGCCAGTATCTTGAAGAAGAACGTGATGCAATGAATGTAAATGCTTCACAAATGCCACCGGGTTATGTTGAACCATATTATAATCATGATGCTGCGCAAAATTATTCACGCCCAGTTCATCAACAAATTTTACCACGTCGAATTCAGCAGCATGTAACAAGTTCTAATTATGATCAATATTGGTCAGGACAACAAAATCAAGGGCGATATGACAATGCCGAATTTATGGGATATCAGAATTACCGTGATGGTTATGTTAACGATGATAATATGTATGCAAATCAATATCGTCCTCTTTATCAATCGCGTGTTGCATCACCATATCATCAATCACAAGTTAATGAACAATTTAATCGTTCAGAATTAGTTTATGATAGCAAAGGAGCCTATCGTGGTGTAAATTCAGCACAATATTTTGATGATAATCAAATGATGACAAACTCAATGCCGGCGCCACCGTCGTATTATCAAAATGGTCATTTTACTCCATCAGCGCAATTTGATCAACCAGCTTTAACAAACAGCAGCGAAAATAATCGTTATGCTTATCAGCCCCAGATATCAGAAAAACAACGTCGTCGTCGTTTTAAAAAAAAATATGCTAACCGTTTAATTCCTTTAGAAATTGCTCGTGAGATTCGTTGGGAAAAAATTCGTACCTTAATTATGATTATTATTGGTTTTATTGGCACAATGATGACAAGTTTATTTATTGCCTTATATTTTATTTCTCATCAACAAGAATTAGAAGCAATTATGGGAATTAAAGCGAAATATATTCCTCATCCATTTTTGACAATTACTTTTTTGTTAATTTCTCTAGGATTATTGTTTGCTGGTATTTTTGATTTATCACGAGTTCGAATTGAAACAAATAGTTATCTTTCTAATTTAACACGAGGGAATCATACTATTCCGCATTTCTTAATTGATAATTATAAAAAAATGACTGTTCGCAGTATTGTTTTAAATTGATTAGCATTTCCGACTTATTTCTTTGGTGGAATTATTTTAGGAATTTTATATGGTTTTCAACAACATTCGGGTGAAGAGTTCCGGTTTGGTTTTTGAAGTTGAGGCATTGTTGATGATTTAACAGCAGCCATTACAATTACAATTATTATTTTAATCGTAACATTAGGCGTTCATATTGCGAATATTGTTTTAACAAAAAAAAGAAAAGCAAATATTATTTGTTATTATGGATATGAAATTGTTCATCCAGAAGAATTAGCAGCTTTAAAGAAAAAAACAAACCGTATTTGTTTAGTAATTTTTATTGTTTTCTTAATTATTTTAACACTAGTAATTTCAATTCCATGATTAATTGCTCGTCGTCGTAAACGAAACGGTGACGCATTACTTGGTCGTTGATTTAACCGAAATTAA
- a CDS encoding RNA methyltransferase — MTQKPKNTLLVLCMSIKKECHIINYREINSTQNEHIKLLAKLKEKKYRKEFNLALIEGWNIIDEALQQNIVVEILTTKANQPKLKNFNNILLTIVPELILTKLSQSKNSQNIIGVIDLTKVKEQNNFQFNQNILLLENIQDPGNVGTLIRTGLGFGFTNIILYNHTVDLFNDKVLRASQGAIFKVAIKEIDLNEIKNFQLNQYKIITTGLKQKSLYLQDCQFKQNDRYILALGNEGHGLSATLQEISDYNVQIKINSQLESLNVAQAGAILMYEINRQMEGK, encoded by the coding sequence ATGACCCAAAAACCAAAAAATACCTTGTTGGTTTTATGTATGTCAATTAAGAAAGAATGCCATATTATTAATTATCGAGAAATTAATTCAACGCAAAATGAACATATTAAATTATTGGCAAAATTAAAAGAAAAAAAATATCGAAAAGAATTTAATTTAGCCTTAATTGAAGGATGAAACATTATTGATGAAGCATTACAACAAAATATTGTTGTTGAAATTTTAACAACAAAAGCAAATCAACCAAAATTAAAAAATTTTAATAATATTTTATTAACAATAGTTCCGGAATTAATTTTAACTAAGTTGAGCCAAAGCAAAAATAGTCAAAATATTATCGGTGTGATTGATTTAACGAAGGTTAAGGAACAAAATAATTTTCAATTTAATCAAAACATTCTTTTATTAGAAAACATTCAAGATCCAGGCAATGTAGGAACATTAATCAGAACTGGCCTTGGTTTTGGTTTTACAAATATTATTTTGTATAATCATACTGTTGATCTTTTTAATGATAAAGTCTTACGTGCTAGTCAAGGTGCGATTTTTAAAGTTGCAATTAAAGAGATTGATTTAAATGAGATTAAAAACTTCCAATTAAACCAATATAAAATTATTACAACAGGTTTAAAACAAAAAAGTCTTTATTTACAAGATTGTCAGTTTAAACAAAATGACCGGTATATTTTAGCATTGGGTAATGAGGGGCATGGTCTTTCAGCAACATTGCAAGAAATTAGTGATTATAATGTTCAAATTAAAATTAATTCACAACTTGAGTCATTAAATGTTGCTCAGGCAGGAGCAATTTTAATGTATGAAATTAATCGTCAGATGGAGGGAAAATAA
- the hemW gene encoding radical SAM family heme chaperone HemW has product MIEHLYVHIPFCDHICFYCDFFKIKKSRPIMIEEYLTSLAHEIAQPHPDFALKTIYLGGGTPNSLDDNQLEQLLQLLQKVVQEPIIEYTIELNPEKITKSQLQLLKKYQINRLSIGVETFNDQLLKKVNRYHNSSDVVNSYYLARQEGFDNISFDLIYNLFDQTQADIEADLLMIQKLQPDHISWYSLILKENSYWGKTKLKLPEYDIAFDEIINTALTKIGYERYEISNYTNNNKKSQHNLAYWTNKSFWLLGPSAAGFINNDGYYLLQNSRKYANWTQTKTELSLKDYYFQILMMGLRVLNGIDLTKVKDAKAVVDYYQNKIDVEVQKNNLVFDNNHLRCTSQGLNILNDILVNIID; this is encoded by the coding sequence ATGATTGAACATTTATATGTACATATTCCTTTTTGTGACCATATTTGTTTTTATTGTGATTTTTTTAAAATTAAAAAATCACGCCCAATAATGATTGAAGAATATTTAACTTCATTAGCACATGAAATTGCTCAGCCTCATCCTGATTTTGCTTTAAAAACAATTTATTTGGGAGGAGGAACACCAAATAGTTTAGATGATAATCAATTAGAACAACTATTACAACTTTTACAAAAAGTTGTGCAAGAACCAATAATTGAATATACAATTGAATTAAATCCAGAAAAAATTACAAAAAGTCAATTACAGCTTTTAAAGAAATATCAGATTAACCGTCTTTCAATTGGTGTTGAAACTTTTAATGATCAGTTATTAAAAAAAGTTAATCGTTATCATAATAGTTCTGATGTTGTTAATAGTTATTACTTAGCTCGTCAAGAAGGTTTTGATAATATTTCGTTTGACTTAATTTATAATTTATTTGATCAGACACAAGCTGATATTGAGGCAGATTTGTTAATGATTCAAAAATTACAACCTGATCATATTAGTTGATATTCGTTAATTTTAAAAGAAAATTCATATTGGGGTAAAACAAAACTTAAATTACCAGAGTATGATATTGCATTTGATGAAATTATTAATACTGCATTAACTAAAATAGGTTATGAAAGATACGAAATTTCAAATTATACTAATAACAACAAAAAATCACAACATAATTTAGCATATTGAACTAATAAGTCTTTTTGATTACTTGGCCCTAGTGCAGCTGGTTTTATTAATAACGATGGTTATTATTTATTACAGAATTCGCGAAAATATGCTAATTGAACACAAACTAAAACAGAATTATCGTTAAAGGATTATTATTTTCAAATTTTAATGATGGGATTACGCGTTTTAAATGGCATTGATTTAACAAAGGTTAAAGATGCAAAAGCAGTAGTAGATTACTATCAAAATAAAATTGATGTAGAAGTGCAAAAAAATAATTTAGTTTTTGATAATAATCATTTACGTTGTACAAGCCAAGGCTTAAATATTTTAAATGATATTTTAGTTAATATTATTGATTAA
- a CDS encoding BMP family ABC transporter substrate-binding protein — protein MKKIIKILMALQIGTTSASFLTSCVKKYQYMYDIWVITSGGSINDKSYIQSAWEGANKYIVSQFAQVPMIKWQDSPLRASYFEPNGITPGEFKAAYITASIAGAKTLILPGFSHANTIGWAANLVDNVIFIDGGGQNVHKNMDPYGPLADNIVGILFQKEIAGFLAGLITTIWLNLHQTEFQQQLNIATYGGMDNPVGVSNYLWGFLLSADVFNEIIKTDITYPNLHQLMTDILAIIKKINPKINNLLPIKKVQEVLNDNESWFSQSFNHGEGKVISDYLINKKASIIFPVAGPQTQDTIDRIKYNKTKAKVVGVDTAQSQIYGDEYIITSGLLNIAQATQDALSNIYSSTCSYNNVTKQWDNKKLDSCWINTDQSSKTNPNWLGIEKTKWIDDSIINYINNDAKITKLTTTIGIIYDQIKQGHFTDTLKLTYQTQNKVKTELLETLEKGLK, from the coding sequence ATGAAAAAAATAATTAAGATTTTAATGGCATTACAAATAGGCACTACTTCTGCTAGTTTTTTAACATCTTGTGTTAAAAAATACCAATATATGTATGATATTTGGGTAATTACTAGTGGCGGGTCAATTAATGATAAATCTTATATTCAATCAGCGTGAGAAGGAGCAAACAAATATATCGTGTCACAATTTGCCCAAGTTCCAATGATAAAATGACAAGATAGTCCATTGCGAGCTAGCTATTTTGAACCAAATGGTATTACACCGGGTGAATTTAAAGCAGCTTATATTACAGCTAGTATTGCTGGGGCAAAGACGCTAATTTTACCTGGCTTTAGTCATGCCAATACCATTGGTTGAGCAGCAAACTTAGTGGATAATGTTATTTTTATTGATGGTGGTGGTCAGAATGTCCATAAAAATATGGACCCATATGGTCCGTTAGCTGATAATATTGTAGGAATTTTATTTCAAAAAGAAATTGCTGGTTTTTTAGCGGGTCTTATTACAACAATATGACTTAATTTGCACCAAACAGAATTTCAACAGCAGTTAAATATTGCAACTTATGGAGGAATGGATAATCCAGTTGGCGTTTCAAATTATTTATGAGGATTTTTATTATCAGCGGATGTATTTAATGAAATTATTAAGACCGATATTACATATCCTAATTTACATCAATTGATGACAGATATTTTAGCAATAATTAAAAAAATAAACCCCAAAATTAATAATTTATTACCAATAAAAAAAGTTCAGGAAGTATTAAATGACAATGAATCATGGTTTTCACAATCATTTAACCATGGAGAAGGAAAAGTAATTTCTGATTATTTAATTAATAAAAAAGCAAGTATTATTTTTCCTGTTGCAGGACCACAAACCCAAGATACAATTGACCGAATTAAATATAATAAAACGAAAGCAAAAGTTGTTGGAGTTGATACAGCACAATCTCAAATATATGGTGATGAATATATTATTACTAGTGGGTTATTAAATATTGCACAAGCAACACAAGATGCCTTATCTAATATCTATTCATCAACTTGTAGTTATAATAATGTAACTAAGCAATGAGATAATAAGAAGCTTGATTCTTGTTGAATTAATACTGACCAATCTTCAAAAACAAATCCAAATTGATTAGGCATTGAAAAAACAAAATGGATTGATGATAGTATTATTAATTATATTAATAACGATGCAAAGATTACTAAATTAACAACAACAATTGGGATAATTTATGATCAAATTAAACAAGGACATTTTACTGATACATTAAAATTAACTTATCAAACACAAAATAAAGTAAAGACTGAATTATTAGAGACGTTAGAAAAGGGTTTAAAATAA
- a CDS encoding IS3 family transposase, producing MGLSKSTYYYQTNKCINKQVNNYEQEIISVFNKSRKIYGARKIKVILNRKDIILSRRKIRFFMIKNNLVSKYTKLKYHNHKTTVNNDQINNILNRQFNNKKPNEVIVSDLTYVQVGAKWLEWQHFLGHFLYRHLFFKSNWR from the coding sequence TTGGGTTTATCAAAATCAACGTATTATTATCAAACTAATAAATGTATTAACAAGCAAGTTAATAATTATGAACAAGAAATTATCAGTGTCTTTAATAAAAGTCGCAAAATTTATGGGGCTCGCAAAATTAAAGTTATTTTAAACAGAAAAGATATCATCTTATCGCGGCGAAAAATCAGATTCTTTATGATCAAAAATAATTTGGTTTCTAAATACACCAAATTAAAATATCATAATCATAAAACAACAGTCAATAATGACCAAATTAATAATATTTTAAATCGTCAATTTAACAACAAAAAACCTAATGAAGTTATTGTTAGTGATTTAACATATGTTCAAGTTGGCGCTAAATGACTGGAATGGCAACACTTTTTAGGACACTTTTTATATAGACATTTGTTTTTTAAAAGTAACTGGAGATAA
- a CDS encoding IS1/IS1595 family N-terminal zinc-binding domain-containing protein — protein sequence MEKIIEELINSLTDDQFLEFHEKVKKEAELIKKKKRLNEIDQKFRDKGIKCPNCQSFYCVKNGHNPEGKQKYLCKKCRASFDAFRDHFTYWSHLNYEQWNLLIQISLLGQSSKMISRFIKTSPKTAWYNRQKIMKSKQLENTQLKFKTLNGQIQIDETFIKEIHKGNFKDKFDKRKIHLNSFSTNTKCCIQMAVDSNNNIYVKSVNTKRLQKQWIIENINKQLIKENSIIISDMQPLYLLVAKQTNYILLATKTSANSDASYRKLNKISKLQSNLKESLIHYHGLGFTNIQNYLNLWKWKYQHKGLTPNQQSSVLYFNV from the coding sequence ATGGAAAAAATAATTGAAGAATTAATAAATAGTTTAACAGATGATCAATTTTTAGAATTTCATGAAAAAGTCAAAAAAGAAGCAGAATTAATTAAAAAAAAAAAACGCTTAAATGAAATTGATCAAAAATTTAGGGATAAAGGTATTAAATGTCCTAATTGTCAATCTTTTTATTGTGTTAAAAATGGTCATAATCCTGAAGGAAAACAAAAATATTTATGCAAAAAATGTCGCGCTAGTTTTGATGCTTTTCGTGATCATTTTACGTATTGAAGTCATTTAAATTATGAACAGTGAAATTTATTGATTCAAATTTCATTATTAGGCCAATCTAGTAAAATGATTTCCCGTTTTATTAAAACATCACCGAAAACCGCTTGATATAATCGCCAAAAAATAATGAAATCAAAACAATTAGAAAACACCCAATTAAAATTTAAAACTTTAAATGGCCAAATTCAAATCGATGAAACATTTATTAAAGAAATCCACAAAGGTAATTTTAAAGATAAATTTGATAAAAGAAAAATTCATCTTAATTCATTTTCAACCAACACTAAATGTTGTATTCAAATGGCTGTTGATAGCAATAATAATATTTATGTTAAATCAGTCAACACAAAACGATTACAAAAACAGTGAATTATTGAAAATATTAATAAACAATTAATCAAAGAAAATTCAATTATTATTTCTGACATGCAACCATTATATTTATTAGTAGCAAAACAAACAAATTATATTTTATTAGCAACTAAAACTAGTGCAAATTCTGATGCTAGTTATCGGAAGTTAAATAAAATTAGTAAATTACAATCAAATCTTAAAGAATCCTTAATTCATTATCATGGCTTAGGTTTCACGAACATTCAAAATTATTTAAATCTCTGAAAATGAAAATACCAGCATAAAGGTTTAACGCCAAACCAACAATCATCAGTATTATATTTTAACGTATAA